aatctctatttttttctctggTCAAATACTGTCTATCTCGCCATCTAGAAATGACATCaagctcttttttattttgttttatttttttagataatgGATCTTGGGGTTTTCAAGGATGATATACAGCGATTTTGCTCTTTTATGGTGATTGTAGgcagcatgatgaatttggtaATTGGATGTTTTCTGGTGATGACTTGCTTTGAAACGTGTGCTGCGACGGAGATGCCTATGTTGATGAGTTGGATTAAATTGGTTAAGATGATGGGCTCAAGGAGAAGAAATAGCTAAAGTATGTTTGATGGGTCTTATGGTGGTTCACGATTTTATAGTGTCTAGGATTGTGATGATTGTTAAGCATGTTTGCTAGGGATCTTGATTGTTTTTATggaattttgaattgaaattatttaaggaatattttgtaaagggagtatattttgtttttgcataAGGGGAGTGAGCAATGCCCCACgataggaatttattttgtcttgCTTTGGAGAGTTATGGAGTTTTGTAacctattttttatgaaatgcacAATTTCATAGCttagcaaagaaaaaaaaggtatgTATTTTAGGTTCTTGAGTTTATAGGTTTATTCATAGAACCCCAAAGTTAAGGAGTTGAAATTGATTAGAATGGTTTTTAAGTATTACGAGACtgatttttaggcattacgtgacttaATCACTGcatgactgatttttaagcattacgtgattggttttaggcattgcgtgactggtttttaggcattgtgtgattaatttttaagtaatgcctaagtcacacaatgtcttactaacaagtcaagcaatgccttactaactAGTTATGCAATGCCTTACTAAtaagtcatgcaatgcctatcaattagtcacgtaatgccttatcaaaaactagtcaaGTAATGCCCAAAGTCAGTTACGCAATGTCCAAAGTCAGTCACGTAAtaccttatcaaaaactagtcacgcaatgcctaaagtCAGTTATGCAATGTCCAAAGTCAGTCATGCAATgtctaaaaactagtcacataATTTCCAAAAATCACTAAAACTACCGAATTCTATTTAACAACTTCAAACGATACACCCTATTCCatttaacaatataattaatgaatatgCCTACTTGAcaaaaaatgctcaaaatgttcaaaagtttttcttcatatatcaaaaatcactccaaaatgcttaaaaatactcaaaataTTTACAGGTTTTCTTCGTGTATCAAAAACTACTCCAAAATACTCAAAATGCTTCAACGTTTTTCTCTCTGGTATGAAATACTCCAGAGATAGATAGTCTGGCGAGGAAAGCTCAAAGAATATAAGTCGGTTTGAGGCGCAAACCTAAACATACTTGACCCGTTAATAGGTTTCGAGTTGAGATGCGGAGCCAAATAAATGGATCGatttcattaagggtaattttgttcaaattttaattctcttagctaaaaatacttaaaattataaagagatctatttttaaaaatatcttatgCATGgaatctatttaaaaaaaaaaaactcttttttctttctcgcattaatgatgaagaaaaaaaaataaaacaacccAAAATAAATTGGGCCCTCTAATAGATGAAAATGACAGGTTAGAACCTCATATGTGCAAATCGGGATAAATGGcccaaaaaccaaaatatttaGAAAACGAAAATGACAGAGAAAGGAGGATGAACGATGAACACCAGGGAATGAAATTGCCAACACACTGCCAGATTCTAAAGCTTGATCAgcattaatatattattttctattgggTTTGGTGAAAatagtaatatattaaatgTAAAAACAATTTCTAAATTTATCCCTAATCAGTATTTAAAATACCCGTTAAtcaaactttttaatttaataaaaagtaaatatctTTTTACAGTATCCAGATCGATGAAATGCCAATAAATGTTGCGGATTGCATTATCTATTTTGTGTGATCGGGCTGTACACTACGTGGAGGTGGATTGAAGCAAGCTAGAGGCTTGGTGACAAGAAACACTAACTATCCAAAAAGATTGTGATTTCTTTGCTTTTCCTCTATGTTTAATGCGTTTGGAtttgctaaaaaaaaaagtagataTCCTTTTCACAAAGTAGatatcttattttaaaaagcaTGGGGtttggatttttattttccaatCAAAAGAATTCTGCAAGATAAACATTGTAACAAACAAACACTACATGGCAACACATGGCCCTAGAAGGACAGTGACTTCCATCCTGGTGCTTGCAAGTCCATGCATGCAGCACACGTAACATCTGAGGGTGGAAAATACTTTCCAATTGTtcacatttttcttaattgGTTTCCTCTGGAAACAGTGGTATAGCACActgtttccttttcttttttctttttaatttttctgaGTACTTCGTATATAAGAACACTATTcgcaataaaagaaaaagagagagaacttATGCTATCATATTCTCAAGTTTCTTCGAACATTAGATATGGGTGCGAAATTTTGTAATCCTGGTCAGGGGCTTAAACCAGTGGTAATTATGTTGCTGGTTCAAGCAGTATTAGCTGGCGTAAATGTAATGTATAAGTTGGCTGTGGTTGACGGTATGAGCATGAGGGTACTCATTTCTTACAGATTTATCTTTGCCACTGTTTTTATACTTCCACTTGCGTTGATATTAGAGAggtaattattatatatactttttcttacattttttttaccCATTTTAGTGTCATTTGCATGGGAACACAATTTTCAATGTCTTAGTACTACTTACTGAGTAACAAATTAATCAGTGTTTGAGTTATTGTAATCTTTCTGTCATTAAATATTTGCCTTCagtatattttataaaacttaaaaaaattgattttagtatattttatattaaaaattctaaatcaTTTATATTATTGATACCCAAcgttaatataaaaaagtaaaaaaaatgaaaaaaaattgaactatAAAAAATAGCATTacttgttaaaaaaaaaaaaagagagaaaaaacatCCCAAACAAAAAAGATGCATAAAGATAATGTGACAGAGTAAGTATTTAACTGTTGTCaaattataaatgaattttgaaaatttatgaaTTCATTTTTGGGAGATAAGTCAACAATGTTACTGTCAATCTAAGAAAACCTAGGAAGGATACTTAATGATTGTTATGAGTTGACTATATATCTTCATTTAATTTTGTCCTGCATCCTTTATGATGATAGTGTTAATATTAACAAGAACGACATTTGCAGTTGGACAGCATTTCAATGTTTGTGTATTTCAATTCTATATTTACAGGAAGAGTAAAGCAAAATTGACATGGAAGATAGcttttcaaggatttttatCGGGTCTGTTTGGGTAAGATCatgatattaaaattaagtGGTTTTAAtggaaattaatattttaaggaaaaaaaagaatgtgTAACTCATCTatttgagaaaataattttttattttgacccGACCCTTAGAGCTTAAGAAATACTAGCAATATGAAGTTTAAATTTGGTTGCAGGGGAGCACTAGGGCAGAATTTATTCATTGGAAGCTTGGCCCTAACATCAGCAACATTTGCCACCGCCATGTCCAACCTAATCCCTGCTGCTACATTCATTTTGGTGATTACTTTAAGGTGATTTTTCCAAGACTTCAGGGAGAttctattttaatctttattaaCCAAAAAAAGTATTAGCCAATTTAGTTCAAGATCATTTGTAGAATGAAACCATTAGttgataaaatcaaaaaaaatcGTGATGTTACTTGTCAAGGATAGAGGAATAGTCGTCCAAGATGGGTTGACTGAAGGGTTTTGTTGAGTTTAAGGAACCATTTACTCGTACTTTACTTTGATAAGGAGAtttgtgtatatatatgagaTTTTTTGGTTCACGCAAGGCTAAATCATGGATTTCTGATTAATATTCGGGAGATGTACTCATCATTACAATTGTTATGTCTACAGTTTGCACCGtgttgtaaaaattaaaaattagatttaatttCCTTAATTTTCCCTTCTGTCAGGTTGGAGAGATTGGCAATCAGAACATTGGAAGGTACGGCCAAGCTGGTTGGCACTGTCCTGAGCATAGGTGGAGCAATGGTTCTTACCTTTTACAAAGGGCGAGAGATTAGCCTTTGGTCAACCAGTATAAACCTGGCTAAATATGACGAGGATCATCTCATAGAGGCACACCCTTCGCTTCGTAATCAAGCTCTAGGTTCAGTGCTGGCTCTAGTAGCCTGCTTATGTTATGCAATTTGGTATATAATTCAAGTAAGTTTCTTAGTAGCTTTCATCTGATATAATTAATGACTGTCAACGGCCTTCAACTATCTTTTTACAAGGTATTTACTGATGGCTAggaattgtttaattttcacAGGCCAAGATGAATGAAAGTTATCCTTGCAAATATTCAAGT
The window above is part of the Theobroma cacao cultivar B97-61/B2 unplaced genomic scaffold, Criollo_cocoa_genome_V2, whole genome shotgun sequence genome. Proteins encoded here:
- the LOC18611748 gene encoding WAT1-related protein At1g25270 isoform X1, with the protein product MGAKFCNPGQGLKPVVIMLLVQAVLAGVNVMYKLAVVDGMSMRVLISYRFIFATVFILPLALILERKSKAKLTWKIAFQGFLSGLFGGALGQNLFIGSLALTSATFATAMSNLIPAATFILVITLRLERLAIRTLEGTAKLVGTVLSIGGAMVLTFYKGREISLWSTSINLAKYDEDHLIEAHPSLRNQALGSVLALVACLCYAIWYIIQAKMNESYPCKYSSTALMSITASIQATIYAIITDRNWSAWKLGWNIRLFTVFYTGSISTGLMIVVMTWCIRLKGPLFVSIFNPFALIYVAIVGSLILNERLHLGSIIGSALIMGGVYVALWGKIKEIKNSAQLVHLRSMDSEVVEVTLN
- the LOC18611748 gene encoding WAT1-related protein At1g68170 isoform X2, with product MGAKFCNPGQGLKPVVIMLLVQAVLAGVNVMYKLAVVDGMSMRVLISYRFIFATVFILPLALILERGALGQNLFIGSLALTSATFATAMSNLIPAATFILVITLRLERLAIRTLEGTAKLVGTVLSIGGAMVLTFYKGREISLWSTSINLAKYDEDHLIEAHPSLRNQALGSVLALVACLCYAIWYIIQAKMNESYPCKYSSTALMSITASIQATIYAIITDRNWSAWKLGWNIRLFTVFYTGSISTGLMIVVMTWCIRLKGPLFVSIFNPFALIYVAIVGSLILNERLHLGSIIGSALIMGGVYVALWGKIKEIKNSAQLVHLRSMDSEVVEVTLN